TCCTGGGCACGCACCCGAGGGTGGCCGGAGGCCGACTGCCGTTGCGGGTGGACGAGTTCCTGGCCCGCACGGCCCGCTTCACGGCCGAGGAGGTCCCCGCCTTCCGCGCCTACCAGCGCCACCGTACGACCCTGGTGGCGGCCGAACGCGACCGCATCCGGCTGGACGACCACCGCCCCCGGGTGATGTCGGCGTTCGTCCGCAATCGCCTGGTCGACGAGGTGTACCTGCCCCTGATCGGCGACAGCCTGGCCCGCCAGCTCGGTACGACCGGTGAGTCGAAGCGGACCGACACCGGCGGTCTGCTGCTGCTGATCTCCCCGCCGGGCTACGGCAAGACGACGCTCATGGAGTACGTCGCCGACCGGCTCGGGCTGATGCTGGTCAAGGTCAGCGGCCCGGCGCTCGGTCACGCCGTGACCTCGCTGGACCCGGCCGACGCCCCGAACGCCACCGCCCGCCGCGAGATCGAGAAGATCAACTTCGCGCTGGCGGCCGGCAACAACACCCTGCTCCACCTGGACGACATCCAGCACACCTCGCCCGAGCTGCTGCAGAAGTTCATCCCGCTGTGCGACGCGACCCGGCGCGTGGACGGTGTGTGGGACGGCGAGCCGCGCACCTACGACCTGCGCGGCAAGCGCTTCGCGGTCTGTATGGCCGGCAACCCCTACACCGAGTCCGGCGAACGCTTCCGCATCCCGGACATGCTGGCCAACCGGGCCGACGTGTGGAACCTCGGCGATGTCCTCACCGGCAAGGAGGACGTCTTCGCGCTCAGCTTGGTCGAGAACGCCCTCACCGCCAACCCGGTGCTCGCCCCGCTCGCCGCCCGCGACCGCGCCGACCTGGACCTGCTGGTCCGACTGGCCGCGGCCGACCCCACGGCCCGCGCGGACCGCCTGACCCAGCCGATGCCGACGGCCGAACTCGACCGTGTGCTGGCGGTGTTGCGCCATGTGACGGCGGTCCGCGACACCGTCCTGACGGTCAACGCGGCCTATATCGCCTCCGCCGCCCAGTCCGAAGCCGCCCGCACGGAACCCCCGTTCCGCCTCCAGGGCTCCTACCGTGACATGAACAAGATCGCCCAGCGGCTGCGGCCGGTCATGAACGACGCCGAACGCCAGGCCGTCGTCGACGACCACTACACGGCCGAGGCCCAGACCCTCACCACGGGCGCCGAGGCCAACCTGCTGAAACTGGCCGAACTGCGCGGCACGCTGGACACCGGCCGGGCCGCCCGCTGGACCGAGGTGAAGACGGCCCACGCCCGCGCCCGCGCCCTCGGCGGACCCGAGGACGACCCCCTCACCCGGGCGGTGGCGGCCCTGGGTCTGCTGGCGGACCGGGTGGCGGCGGTGGAGTCGGCGATCAGCCGGGCCCGGGCCGGGGCCGGGGAAGAGGACCGGTGATGGTGTACTTCCTTGCGCCCCTGGCGTCCGCGTTGGCCTTCGTCGCCCTGAGTACGGCGGTACTGGTCCGCCGGGACAGACGGCTGGCGCGCCGCTACCGGAAGTGAGACCGGAGATCAGCAGCCGTTGTTCGGGTACAGCGGGATGAACCGGACGCGGGCGTGGGTGTCGGCGGCGTCGGTCGTGTCGTAGTCCGTGCGGTCGACACGGAACCAGACGTCGTCCCGCTTCCGGTCGCCGTTGACGTCGTCCAGGCGGACGCACCAGCGCTCCGGGCGCAGTTCCTTGCGATACGTCTCGGTGCCGCTCCGCACCTTTTGACAGTTCTGGTAGTGCTCGGTGGTGTACCAGGTGCGGGTCCGGCGGTGGCTGCCGGAGCCGGAGTGCGAGGTGTGGCGGACCTGGCGGGTGCCGGGCGTGCACCTTCTGACCAGGTGCGGCCGGGTGGCCCGGGTGGTCGTGCGGGTGATGTGGCGGACCGTGTCCTTGATGCCGTGGACGGGGTCCGAGCTCGGGGAGGCGGTGACGGCGCCCGCCGTGCCCGGGTGGGCGGCGCCGGTTCCGTGACCGCCGCCGCACGCGGCGAGCGCGCCCAGCAGGACCGCCGTCGCACCGGCTGTCAGCAGTCGGTTCCCGAACATGTGTCTCTCCCCCGTGGCCGGAGGCGTAGCGTAACCGGTCACCCGGAGCGCGCCGGTCCGGTCAGCCGAGGCAGACCAGGACCAGGCAGAGCTGCGAGGGCGAGGTCGACGCCGGGGCCGGGGCCGGGGTGGACGCGGAGGAACCGCCGCTGCCCGTGCTGCCGGTGGTGGTGGACGGCGGCGTCGGCCGTGCTGTCGTACCCGAGGACGACGGTGTGGTGCTCAGCGGCTGCGGGGTGGCCGCCGCGGTGGGGTGAGCCGCCACGGCCGCGGTGTGCGGGTAGTGGGTCGGCTGTGCCGTCTGCGGTGCGGTGGCGAGGGTCTGCTGGTGGGGGACGTTGGCCGTCGGTGTCTGCGCTGCCGTGGGGGTGGCAGGTGTGTGCCGGTGCGTGGCGGCGGGCAGTGCCGGGGCGGACGCGGGGTGGCTGGGCGCGGCCGACGGGGTCTCGGTGAGGCCCATGCTCCGGTTGTCCGGCGCGCTGGCCGCCTGGGCCCGGTCGCCCGAGCCGCGGTCCATCGAGGCGACCGTCAGGCCGCCGCCGACGAGTGCGACGGCGGTCGCCACCACGGCCCGGCGCTGGTTCTTCTTCCAGCGGGCCAGCTGCCGACGCCGGGCCGCGCGTCCCTGCGCAGCGCGCGGAGCGTCCGTGACGTCGGCGGCCGGTTCGGTGGACGGCGCGTCCGCCGTGGCGTTGGGCAGCTCGGCGGTGGGCTCCTCGGTGCCGAACCAGCCGTCGGCGGCGGCCGCCGCCGACGGTGCCGGCGCCGCGAACCAGCGGTGGTCGGTGTGCCGCGCCGACGGTCCGGGGCGGCCGGCGGAGGTGCTGGGCGGGGCTATGTCGGGGGCGTAGGCACCGCACCCGGGACAGACCAGGGCGCCGTTGAGGTGGCGGCGGCACGAGGAGCAGTAGTCCATCTGCGGTCTTCCTGAGTCCAGGGGGAGCGGGCGTCCGTCACGGTAACGAGCCTTTCGAAAGGCTGTGTGCAGCCCGTGTGGCACTCCTGCGCAGATTCGTGGGGTCCTTTCCCCGTGTCCCGGCCGGGTCCGTGTCGTTTCCGTCGGCATAGTGGCGGGCGGCTCCGCACCGGACCGGCAGGAGGAAACGCATGCTCGGCACAGAGTTCCGCACCGGATCGCCCATCTGGATCGACCTCGGCAGCCCCGACACACAGGCGGCCGCGGCCTTCTACAGCGCCGTCTTCGGGTGGGATTTCGTGTCCGCCGGCCCGGAGGCGGGCGGTTACGGCTACTTCCAGAAGAACGGCGGCACGGTGGCCGCCCTCGGCCCGCTGACCGAGGCGGGGGCGAGGTCCGCCTGGATGACGTACTTCCGTACCGACGACGCCCGGGTCACCGCCCGCGCCGTGACGAACGCCGGAGGCACGGTGCGCGCCGAGCCCATGAGCATCGGCGAGGCGACCTTCGCGCAGTTCACCGACCCGCAGGGCGCGCAGTTCGCCGTGCTCCGGTCCGAGCAGGGTCTGCAGCGGGCCTCGGAGGAGGACACGCTGGTCTGGGTGGAGCTGCACGTCGGCGACCCGGACGCGGCCGTCGGCTTCTACCACGGGCTGTTCGGCTGGCGGGCCGAGCCGATGCAGGCGCCCGGCATGACGTACCAGGTGCTCAGTATTGCGGAGGGCGACCAGCAGCAGGGTTCCTTCGGCGGAGTGGCCCCGCTGCAGGACACCCGGGAGGAGGCGCGCTGGGTGCCGTACTTCGCCGTCGCCGACGCGGACGCGCTCGTCACCGCGGCGTATGACAACGGCGGTACGGTGCTGATGCCGGCGGCGAACGTCCCCGGCGTCGGCCGTATCGCCTGGCTGGCCGACCCGGCCCAGGCGGTGTTCGCCGTACTCAGGCCGGACCCGCCGGCGCGGTGAGGACGGCCTCCACGAACCCGGCCGCCGATCACGTGCGCGGTGGCTGCCTTCCGACTCGTCCTCCGGACGTCCCCCGTGTACGGAGCGGAGTGCTGCTCCAGTAGCTCGGAACCGGTCCAGTAGCTTGCGAATCCGCCGGAAACTCCACCCGGAGATTCCGTCAGGGAACACGTAACCGACCGTCACCCACGGGAGAGTCCCCCATGCCCCGACAGGCGCCGTATCTCGCCGTGGCCGACGCGTTGCGCGTACGGGTGCTCGCGGGGGAGTGGGAGACCGGCGCGCGGCTGCCGTCCCGGGCACGGCTCGCCGAGGAGTACGGCGTCGGCCGCAATGTGCTGCAGCGGGCGGTGGACCGTCTGATCGTCGAGGACCTGCTCGAAGGACGCGCGGGCTCGGGCACCTACGTCCGCACGCCGCGCGAGCGCCTGCGGATGCTCCGCTCCTGGCACCGCGAGCACCGGGGCTCCCGCGCGCTCGCCGGGCTGCCGGAGCGGGGGCGGGCCGGTACCTGGGACGCCCACACCCTGGTGCGCGTCCCCGCCCCCGAGCCCATCGCCGAGCGGCTCGCCATCAGCCCCGGCGACCTCTGCGTCACCACACAGTACGAGTTCCTCGCCGACGGGCTGCCCGTCCAGCTCTCCGACTCCTGGGAGCCGATGACCGTCACGGAGGGCACACCGGTCGTCCTGCCCGAGCGCGGCCCGCTCGCCGGCCAGGGCGTCGTGGCCCGCATGCGCTCGATCGGCGTGACCGTCGAGACCGTCGTGGAAATCCCCCGCCCCGCCCGCGCCGACCGAGCCGAGGCGAACCTCCTCGGCATCGGCGTCGGAGACCTGGTCCTCCGCATCGAGCGCACGATCTACGACTCCGACGGCCGCCCGCTGGAGACGGCCGACATCGTCATCCCCGACGTACGCCGCGAGGTGGTCTACGAGTTCGCGGTGGACGCGAGGTGAACCGCAGCACGCCGATGCAGCGAAAGCTCCGCACCGACCACCGCAACCGCACCCCGGCTCCCTGCCGTTCCGCACCCCCGTGTCCTGCGGGCTAGGATCCCGGCCATGGCGCTGACCATGAACGACGTGGACCGGTTCGAGGCGTCCAGGCGGCGCCTGGAGGCCATCGCCTACCGCCTCCTCGGCTCCGCGAGCGAGGCCGAGGACGCCGTTCAGGAGACGTTCCTGCGCTGGCAGGCCGCCGACGTCGGCCGTATCCAGGTTCCCGAGGCCTGGCTGACCAAGGTGCTCACCAACCTGTGCCTCAATCAGCTCACCTCGGCCCGCGCGCGGCGCGAGACCTATGTGGGCCAGTGGCTGCCCGAGCCGCTGCTCGCCGGGGACCCGATGCTCGGCCCGGCCGACACCGCCGAACAGCGCGAATCGGTGTCGTACGCCGTCCTCACCCTGCTGGAGCGCCTCACTCCGGGCGAGCGGGCGGTGTACGTGCTGCGGGAGGCCTTCGACTACCCGCACCGGGAGATCGCCGAGATCCTCGACCTCACCGAGGCCGCCAGCCAGCAGATCTTCCACCGCGCCAAGAAGCACGTCGCGGACGGCAAGACCCGCACCGAGATCGACGAGGCCGCCGCCCGGCGGATCGTCGAGGAGTTCCTCGCGGCCGCCACCAGCGGCCGGACCGAGCCGCTCGTACGACTGCTCACCCAGGACGCCATCGCGATCGGCGACGGCGGAGGGAAGATCCCGGCCCGCACCAAGGCGTTCGAAGGCGCGATCGCCGTCGCGAAGTTCATGCGGGGCCTGTTCAAACCGAGCCGGGCCAAGCGCGACCTCGCCGGTGGCTCACCCGAGGTCTACGCCACGACGGCCAACGGCGACCCCGCCGTCGTGGCTGTCGTCGACGGCCGGGTCGTCGGCGTCATGTGCCTGGAGGTCGGGGCCGACGGCATCGCCGCGTTCCGCAACCAGGTCAACCCCGACAAGCTGGAACGTGCGACCCGGTGGTGGGCGGGCGCCGACCACGGCGAACCCCTGCTGCACGCCTTCTGACCCGGTGTGAGCTGCTTCACATCGTGTTCCTGTCAGGAAACGGCGGGCCGCCCGGTTCAAGGGGCGACCCGCTGAAGAGCCCGCTGACAGGAGCACGGACATGCAGCACCGCATCGTCGTCCTCGGAGCCGGATACGCCGGAGCCATCGCCGCCGGCCGCCTCGCCAGGCGGCTGCGCCGCGACGACGTCGCCATCACCCTCGTCAACGCCGAGCCCGACTTCGTCGAGCGCGTCCGCATGCATCAGCTCGCGGTCGGCCAGGACCTGAGGCCCCGGCCCTTCAGCGAGATGTTCGCGGGCACCGGCGTCGCACTGAAGCTCGCGAAGGTCACCGCCGTGGACGTCGACCGCAGGACGGTCACCGTCGGCGACACCGAGGAGCTGGAGTACGACACCCTCGTGTACGCCCTCGGCAGCACCTGGAACGACCAGGGCGTCCCCGGCGCCGCCGAGCACGCCCATGACATCGCCGGCCGCCCCGGAGCGCTCCGGCTGCGCGAGCGGCTGGCCGGTCTGGACGCCGGGCAGCCCGTGGTCGTGGTCGGCGGCGGCCTCACCGGCGTGGAGGCCACGACCGAGATCGCCGAGGCCCGCCCGGACCTCGACGTCGCCCTCGCCGCCCGTGGCGAACTCGGCGACTGGCTCTCGCCCAAGGGCCGGGGGCACCTGCGGAAGGTGTGCGACAGGCTCGGCATCACCGTGCACGAACACGCCACCGTCACCGCCGTCGAGGCCGACCGCGTCACCACCGCCGACGGGGGCTCCCTGCCGGCCGCCGTCACCGTGTGGACCACGGGCTTCGCCGTCCACCCGATCGCGGTGGCCAGCACCCTGGAGGTCACCGGCACCGGCCGGATCGTGGTCGACGGCACCATGCGCTCGGTCTCGCACCCGGACGTGTACGCCATCGGCGACGCGGCCGAGGCCATGGGCGCCGGCGACAAGCCGCTGCGGATGTCCTGCGCCTCCGGCGGCCCCATGGCCTGGCAGGCCGCCGACTCCATCGCGGCCCGGCTGACCGGCGGGAAGCTCCCGAAGGTGCCGCTGCGCTATTTCAACCAGTGCGTCTCGCTGGGCCGTAAGGAAGGCCTGATCCAGTACGTCACCGCCGACGACCGCGCGGTCAGTGCGGCCCTGACCGGACGGTTCGCCGCCGTCTACAAGGAACTGGTCTGCAAGGGCGCGGCCTGGGCCGTCGCCAACCCGGTGTTCCTGCCGACCCGACGCCGCCGTGTCGTACAGCAGCCGACCGAGCCGGCCTCACACGCCCGCTGACCCCCACCCCCGACGGCGCGGGGCTCGCCCGCTCACGACGGCAGGTTCAGCTGCCAGGAGACGCCGAACCGATCGTTGACCCAGCCGAACTTGGCGCTCCTCGGCCTCGACCTCGGTGGCCTCCTCGCCGGCCTCGACCCGACCGGCGGTTTCTTCGGCCACGACAAGATCGAGGGCGTCGCCACGACGGACGGCGGCCGCACCGTCGTCGTCAGCAACGACAGCGACTTCGGCGTCGACGGGATCTCCGACGCGACCCCGGCCCCGCCCTACACCCTGCACGCCAAGACCCTCCCGAACGGCACGCAGGACGACGGCGAGTACCTGGCCGTCGACACCACCCGCCTGCCGGCCGCGACCAGCACGGCAACCGTGACGATCACCGTCAAGTGACCCTCGGATCGTGTTCAGTTGGTGCGGTGGAGGGCGTCCGGCGTGAGGTCGGCCAGGGTGGGGTAGCCGTCGACCGCCATGAGGAGGTCGGCCTCGGCGAGCAGGGTGCGCAGGACGTGGACGATGCCGTCCGTGCCGTCGAGGGCCAGTCCGTAGGCGTAGGGGCGGCCGACGCCGACGGCCCGTGCGCCCAGGGCGAGCGCCTTGACGACGTCGGTGCCGGAGCGGACGCCGGAGTCGAACAGCACGGGCAGGTCTCCGGCGGCCTCGACCACGGACGGCAGGCAGTGCAGTGCGGGCAGTCCGCCGTTGGCCTGGCGTCCGCCGTGGTTGGAGCAGTAGATGCCGTCCACGCCCGCGTCCTTGGCGCGGCGGGCGTCGTCGGGGTGGCAGATGCCCTTGAGGATCAGCGGCAGGTCGGTGACCGAGCGCAGCCAGGGCAGGTCGTCCCAGGTCAGCGGGTTGCCGAAGACCTGTGCCCAGAGCATCACCGCGGCCGCCGGATCGTCCTCGGGGGACTTGGCGAGGCGGGCGCGGAAGACCGGGTCGCTGGTGTAGTTGGCGAGGCAGTGCCCGCGCAGCTGGGGGAAGTTGCTGACGGCCAGATCGCGGGGGCGCCAGCCGGTGATCCAGGTGTCGAGGGTGACCACGATGCCCTTGAACCCGGCCCGCTCGGCACGGTGGACCAGGCTCTCGGCCAGCTCCCGGTCGGTCGGGGTGTAGAGCTGGAAGAAGCCGGGGGTGTCGCCGAACTCGCCGGCCACCTGCTCCATCGGGTCGACGGTCAGGGTGGAGGCGACCATCGGCACCCCGGTCCGGGCGGCGGCGCGCGCGGTGGCGAGGTCGCCGTGGCCGTCCTGGGCGCACAGCCCGATCACCCCGACCGGGGCCATGAACAGGGGAGAGGGCAGGCGCATGCCGAACAGGTCGACCGACAGGTCACGCTCCTTCGCCCCGACCAGCATGCGCGGAACGAGCCCCCACTGCTCGAAGGCGCTGACATTGGCGCGCTGGGTGTGCTCGTCCCCGGCGCCGCCGGCGACGTAGGAGCGCACCGACGGGGGCATCGCGGCCAGCGCCTGCGGCTCCAGCTCGGCACAGGTCATCGGCAGGCGCGGTACGACCCCGCGCAGCCCGTCGAAGTAGATCTCGTTCTGGTAGTCCGCGAACGCCATGATCCGGTCCTCCTGCTCCGGCCCGCCCGACGCGTGACCCGGGAGCCCACAGTGCGAGTCTGGCCACCAGGACCAGGAAAAACGCAGGATACTCGCCAGACGGCCGACCTGATGCGGGAAGCTGCCGCCTGGCCATGTCGGTCGCCGAACGCACCGGTGAGATCGGCGCGTTGGGCGCCCTCGCCGCTGCCGTCCCGGCCCGCCGCACTGGTGACAGCCGTGCTGCCAGCGCAGTCATCGGTATGTCAACGCGATGTGAACACCCGTCCCTAGCGTCTGTTGCGTTCGCTGCCAGGCAGGTCCATCACCCCAGGGGGAGATCAGGCAATGACGAAGACGAGCAGGATGGCACGGGCTGTTCGCACCGCGGCCGTGACAGCGGCGCTGACGGCCGGTGCCGCCGTCGCGTTCCCGGCCGCCGCGCACGCGGCCGGCGTGGACCACTACTACATCGAGATCGGCGGCACGGGCGAAACGACGCACACCCCCGGCTGCGACACCACCACTTCGTCCTACGACGCGGCCAACGCCGCTTTCCAACTCGGCGACCACGCGATCGAGGTGTGCTACCCGGCCACCGCCGGCCCGTTCCTCGGCCCCCATGGTCCCCTCATCGACCTCCGGACCCTGCAGCCGCACCCCGACGCCCTCACCGCGCCGAACTACGACTCCAGCGTGCAGCAGGGCTACCAGGAGGCGCTGAAGGTCGCGCAGGACACCCACCGCGACCACCCGGACGCGCTCATCACGATCAGCGGTTACTCCCAGGGCGCGCAGGCCGCGGACCAGGTGCTCCAGACGATCGCGCAGGGCGGCACCGACATTCCGCGCTCGCAGGTCAACGGCATGCTCTACGCCGACCCGATGCAGCCCGGCACCGGCTTCACCGCCCAGATCCCGAAGGGATGGGGCGTGCCCGGGTTCACCTCTCCCGGCGCCGGACCGGCGGAGTTCAACGGCATCCCGGTCACGCGGTACTGCATCCACGGCGACCCGGTGTGCGACGCGTCCCTGCTGAACGCGCCCGGCTATTTCAACCTGCACGGGAACTACCCGCAGCCCGGCAACGCCATCGCCCAGACCCTCGGTGACGCCGGTGGCGACGGAATCCAGTGGCGGAACCCCGGCGGGGGCCCCGCGTAGGGCGCCTGACGGAAGCGAGGACCGCGGCCCGGCCGACCGCCATGCTTCGGCCGGGCTACGCGTCGTCGGTGTCCGGCTGTCGCCGGCGGCCGAGGTCGTCCAGGACCCTGGAGATCCTCGCGCGGTTGGCGTCCGTGGCGGGCAGGGCCGTGCCCCGCTCGAAGAAGTCGCGTGCCCCGGCCAGGTCTTCGGCCACGACGCCGTGCCAGATCAGCCGGTGGCGTATGGCGATCTCCGACGCGGTGCCGGTCTGCTCGTCCAGTATCGCGCCGGCCCGGCGCAGGAGTTCGGCGGCCGCCTCCGGGTTGCCCAGGTCTGCCTCCGCCGTGGACAGCCTGCCGAGGACGGCGGAGTACAGGGGAACATCCCCGAGACGCCGGGCCAGGTCCTCGGCCTTCCCGAGGGTGCCCGCCGCCTCGGCCGGCCGGCCGAGGTCGAGTTGGAGGCCGCCGAGGCGGAGCAGGGTCTTGCCGAGGAGCCGGGGACTGCCCGCCTTCTCGGCGAGGGCGATCGCCTCCAGATAGCGGTCGTACGCCTTGTCGTACTCGCCGAGCTGGTGGTGGACGTCGCCGACGCGGGTCATGACCGAACCCGTGAGCCAGTCGTCGTACGTCAACTCATTTACGAAGTAGAGAACTTGGGCGAAATAGGTCATGGACTCGGCGATCCGCCCCTCCAGATTGGCGAAGGTCCCGAAACCGGCCGCGGCTCTGGCCTGCTCATGCCGGTCACCGGCCCGCCGGCTGATGTCCAGCGCCTCGGTGAACCAGGTGCGGGCCTGCCGATAACGGCCCTGCAGCCCGTACATGATGCCCAGGCCCGTGCGCAGCGCGGAGTCCATCCGCCGGTCGGTGGCCTGCCCCAGCCTCGGCAGCAGCAGCTCCAGCGCGGTGCGGCACTCGTGGAACCGGCCCTGCCGGGTGAGGTAGTCGACCAGGCCCTCGGCGATCCAACAGGCCTCGTCCACATGGCCCGTGGCCGCCGCCTGGCCGATCACGTCGACCAGTTCACCGCCCGCCGCGTCCAGCCAGGTCGTGGCCTCCTCCCAGTCCGTGAAGGGCCCGGTGCCCTGTGGGCCGGTCGGGTAGGACGAGATGCCCCAGTCGCCGGCGCAGCGGGCGGCGGCCACGTACAGCCGGAGCACCCGCCCGCGGGCCGCCGCGGCCTCGTCGGGCGACGAGGCGGCGACGCGTCGGGCGTAGGCCGCCACCAGGTCGTGCAGCCGGTAGCGGTCGGCGGTCACCCGCTGCACCAGACTCGCGTCGGCCAGGCTCTCCAGGGTGCGCTCGGCGTCGGCGGGCGTCGCGTCGAGCAGGGCGGCCAGCGTCAGCCGGTCCAGCCGTATGGTGGGCGACAGGCCCAGGGTGCGGAAGGCACGCTGGTCGGCGGCCGGCAGCTGGTCGTAGGAGATACGGAACGCGGCCTCGACGCTGCGGTCCTCCACGGCGAGTTCATCGAGCCGGCGCTCGCCGTCGGTCAGCCGCGCCACCAGGGCTTCCACCGCCCACAGCGGGCGATCCTGTATCCGTGCCCCGACGATGCGCAACGCCAGCGGAAGCCGGCCGCACAACGCGGCCAGTTCGCGTACGGCCACCCGCTCGCGGTCGGCCTCCTCGCCGCCTTCCTCGCCGCCGACGAGACGGGTCAGCAGTCCCGCCGCCTCGTCGAGGCCGAGCGGGGGCAGCGAGACCCTGCGGTCCGCGTCCAGCCCGGTCAGGCGCCGGCGGCTCGTCACCAGCACCACACTGCCGGAACCGGCGGGCAGCAGCGGTCGTACCTGCTCGGCGCGGGCGGCGTCGTCGAGTACGAGGAGCAGCCGCAGGGAGGCGGTCGCCGTCCGCCACGACGCGGCCAACTCGTCCAGGTCCTCGGAGTCCTCCCCCTCTCCGGCACCCACCGCCCGCAGCAACCGGCGCAGCACGCGTTGCCGTCCCACCGTCTCCCGGTCCTCGCGGTGCCCGTGCAGCTCCACGAACAGGCAGCCGTCGGGATACTGGTCCCGCAGCGCCCGCGCCGCGCGCACCACGAGGGCGGTCTTCCCGACTCCGGCCATGCCGTCCACCGCCCGTACGGTGACCACCCGCGCGTCGGCGGGCGCGACGAGAAGGCCGTGCTCCCGGTCCCGTCCCGTGAAGTTGCCTATTTCGACCGGCAGTTCATGCCGTACGCGGCGCTTCTGGGGAGCGGGAGCCGGACGCCGGGTTGCTTCGGCGGGCGGTTGCGCCGTCCGCTCCGTCTGTTCCGCCGGCGTCGGGTGGTGCTTTGCCCGGCCCTGCCGTACGGCGGTGCCGCTGCCGAGGAACGCGTCGTCACCCCGCAGGACCGCCTCGTGCACCCGGCGCAGTTCGGCGCCGGGCTCCACTCCCTGCTC
The genomic region above belongs to Streptomyces sp. CG1 and contains:
- a CDS encoding VOC family protein; translated protein: MLGTEFRTGSPIWIDLGSPDTQAAAAFYSAVFGWDFVSAGPEAGGYGYFQKNGGTVAALGPLTEAGARSAWMTYFRTDDARVTARAVTNAGGTVRAEPMSIGEATFAQFTDPQGAQFAVLRSEQGLQRASEEDTLVWVELHVGDPDAAVGFYHGLFGWRAEPMQAPGMTYQVLSIAEGDQQQGSFGGVAPLQDTREEARWVPYFAVADADALVTAAYDNGGTVLMPAANVPGVGRIAWLADPAQAVFAVLRPDPPAR
- a CDS encoding GntR family transcriptional regulator, whose amino-acid sequence is MPRQAPYLAVADALRVRVLAGEWETGARLPSRARLAEEYGVGRNVLQRAVDRLIVEDLLEGRAGSGTYVRTPRERLRMLRSWHREHRGSRALAGLPERGRAGTWDAHTLVRVPAPEPIAERLAISPGDLCVTTQYEFLADGLPVQLSDSWEPMTVTEGTPVVLPERGPLAGQGVVARMRSIGVTVETVVEIPRPARADRAEANLLGIGVGDLVLRIERTIYDSDGRPLETADIVIPDVRREVVYEFAVDAR
- the sigJ gene encoding RNA polymerase sigma factor SigJ yields the protein MALTMNDVDRFEASRRRLEAIAYRLLGSASEAEDAVQETFLRWQAADVGRIQVPEAWLTKVLTNLCLNQLTSARARRETYVGQWLPEPLLAGDPMLGPADTAEQRESVSYAVLTLLERLTPGERAVYVLREAFDYPHREIAEILDLTEAASQQIFHRAKKHVADGKTRTEIDEAAARRIVEEFLAAATSGRTEPLVRLLTQDAIAIGDGGGKIPARTKAFEGAIAVAKFMRGLFKPSRAKRDLAGGSPEVYATTANGDPAVVAVVDGRVVGVMCLEVGADGIAAFRNQVNPDKLERATRWWAGADHGEPLLHAF
- a CDS encoding NAD(P)/FAD-dependent oxidoreductase encodes the protein MQHRIVVLGAGYAGAIAAGRLARRLRRDDVAITLVNAEPDFVERVRMHQLAVGQDLRPRPFSEMFAGTGVALKLAKVTAVDVDRRTVTVGDTEELEYDTLVYALGSTWNDQGVPGAAEHAHDIAGRPGALRLRERLAGLDAGQPVVVVGGGLTGVEATTEIAEARPDLDVALAARGELGDWLSPKGRGHLRKVCDRLGITVHEHATVTAVEADRVTTADGGSLPAAVTVWTTGFAVHPIAVASTLEVTGTGRIVVDGTMRSVSHPDVYAIGDAAEAMGAGDKPLRMSCASGGPMAWQAADSIAARLTGGKLPKVPLRYFNQCVSLGRKEGLIQYVTADDRAVSAALTGRFAAVYKELVCKGAAWAVANPVFLPTRRRRVVQQPTEPASHAR
- a CDS encoding VOC family protein, with product MRPPSVVATPSILSWPKKPPVGSRPARRPPRSRPRSAKFGWVNDRFGVSWQLNLPS
- a CDS encoding lactate 2-monooxygenase: MAFADYQNEIYFDGLRGVVPRLPMTCAELEPQALAAMPPSVRSYVAGGAGDEHTQRANVSAFEQWGLVPRMLVGAKERDLSVDLFGMRLPSPLFMAPVGVIGLCAQDGHGDLATARAAARTGVPMVASTLTVDPMEQVAGEFGDTPGFFQLYTPTDRELAESLVHRAERAGFKGIVVTLDTWITGWRPRDLAVSNFPQLRGHCLANYTSDPVFRARLAKSPEDDPAAAVMLWAQVFGNPLTWDDLPWLRSVTDLPLILKGICHPDDARRAKDAGVDGIYCSNHGGRQANGGLPALHCLPSVVEAAGDLPVLFDSGVRSGTDVVKALALGARAVGVGRPYAYGLALDGTDGIVHVLRTLLAEADLLMAVDGYPTLADLTPDALHRTN
- a CDS encoding PE-PPE domain-containing protein; amino-acid sequence: MTKTSRMARAVRTAAVTAALTAGAAVAFPAAAHAAGVDHYYIEIGGTGETTHTPGCDTTTSSYDAANAAFQLGDHAIEVCYPATAGPFLGPHGPLIDLRTLQPHPDALTAPNYDSSVQQGYQEALKVAQDTHRDHPDALITISGYSQGAQAADQVLQTIAQGGTDIPRSQVNGMLYADPMQPGTGFTAQIPKGWGVPGFTSPGAGPAEFNGIPVTRYCIHGDPVCDASLLNAPGYFNLHGNYPQPGNAIAQTLGDAGGDGIQWRNPGGGPA
- a CDS encoding BTAD domain-containing putative transcriptional regulator, with product MPIPRELSTDANQQLRFALLGPLLAWRGDTSLELGPVREQAVLAALLLRPDRTVSRQQLLDGVWGAEPPGTGDKVIPVYVHRLRRCLDAPGKGSADSVIDTVRGGYRFAPGSAGVDVARWEEIAAEGRAARDDGDLDGAVDAWSTALGLFRGEPLAGIPGPFAEGERLRLAEQRLVVVQDKVDCQLRTGRHTEAVGELFSLTTAHPYNEALAALLMRALHAGNRQSDALDVYTAVRRRLVDEQGVEPGAELRRVHEAVLRGDDAFLGSGTAVRQGRAKHHPTPAEQTERTAQPPAEATRRPAPAPQKRRVRHELPVEIGNFTGRDREHGLLVAPADARVVTVRAVDGMAGVGKTALVVRAARALRDQYPDGCLFVELHGHREDRETVGRQRVLRRLLRAVGAGEGEDSEDLDELAASWRTATASLRLLLVLDDAARAEQVRPLLPAGSGSVVLVTSRRRLTGLDADRRVSLPPLGLDEAAGLLTRLVGGEEGGEEADRERVAVRELAALCGRLPLALRIVGARIQDRPLWAVEALVARLTDGERRLDELAVEDRSVEAAFRISYDQLPAADQRAFRTLGLSPTIRLDRLTLAALLDATPADAERTLESLADASLVQRVTADRYRLHDLVAAYARRVAASSPDEAAAARGRVLRLYVAAARCAGDWGISSYPTGPQGTGPFTDWEEATTWLDAAGGELVDVIGQAAATGHVDEACWIAEGLVDYLTRQGRFHECRTALELLLPRLGQATDRRMDSALRTGLGIMYGLQGRYRQARTWFTEALDISRRAGDRHEQARAAAGFGTFANLEGRIAESMTYFAQVLYFVNELTYDDWLTGSVMTRVGDVHHQLGEYDKAYDRYLEAIALAEKAGSPRLLGKTLLRLGGLQLDLGRPAEAAGTLGKAEDLARRLGDVPLYSAVLGRLSTAEADLGNPEAAAELLRRAGAILDEQTGTASEIAIRHRLIWHGVVAEDLAGARDFFERGTALPATDANRARISRVLDDLGRRRQPDTDDA